DNA sequence from the Bacteroidia bacterium genome:
TTTGTATTTCGGTTCGGTGTCAGGTGTGCATTGAGCCGCTTTCAAAATAGTATGTTGAGATTGGGTAATGATTTTGCCTTTATTGTCCACCCAAGCCAAAATATCGTTTTCTTCTGATGTTCGGGTGTAAACAATTACGCCTTCTTTTTCGGGTGCTTCGTCATTGTGTTTGGTAGCGTAAATCACATTCGGTAAATCGGGAATTATTTTATTCAGTTCGGGATTGGCATCTGTGGCGTTTTTCCAAATCTGATAAGCCAATGAAGCCAAATCCACTTCTGTGTCGTCATCTTCACCGTCCAAAATGCCAGATTTTTCATTGTAAAGGTCTGCAAGGTTTACAGGGTCCCCATCAAAAAAGGTTTCATCGCTTCCTACCACATTGGCGTTTTCTTCAATACGCTGGGTTAATCTTCTACGCAAATTGATAATAGCTTCAATGCCATCTTCGGGCAGAAAGGAGTAACAGAAAATTTGCTCTGCCTTTTGTCCGATACGGTCAACACGACCTGCACGCTGAATTAAACGAATGATAGCCCAGGGCAAATCATAATTCAAAATGATGTGAGCATCTTGCAAGTTTTGTCCTTCACTCAATACATCGGTTGTAATCAAAACACGCAACTCTTGACCGCTTTTTATGATGTCCGATTTTTGGTTGCTGTGTGGACTGAAACGCTGTGCCAACCCCGTTGGGTTTTCATCATCGCCAGTTACACTTTCAATTTGTGCGATGCCTCTTTGCTTTAATTGTTCTGTTAAGTAATAAGCAGTGTCGGCAAATTGAGTGAAAACCAAAACTTTTTCTTTGCTGTGTGTTTTGGTTAAAAGGTCGTATAAAGCATTAAGCTGTCTGTCTTCATCAGGGTTCCAGTCTTTACCAATGTTCAGAATTTTGATGATTTCTTTACTGTCGTTGATTAAGTTTTGTTGTAACGAGTTGGCAAAAAACTCACTTCTAATCCAGTCGAAACGGTTTTTGTAACTGTCGCTTGCAAAGAGTGTGTATAGTTCCTTTGCCTTTTGCAAATAAGTTTCCTCTTTTAGAATGAGTTTCAGATGGTTTTTATCATCACCGTCATTATCGGTGTCGCTGTCTTCCAAATAATCATCTAAGTTTTGTGAAATGTTTTTACCTATTGGAATTGGTAGATGATTTTGTGCTGCATACACAAAAACATAGTTTCTCAAAATGTGTCGGCTCAATGAAAGCAGAAATGAATAACCGCTACTTTCTAAACGCTTGAATAAATTAGTTCTGCAAAAGCCCATCAACCTGCGTCCTGCACGGCTAAGGTTTTGCATGAGTTGTTCTTCGTCCTTTGTTGGTTTGATTAAAGGGTTTTCATTCAAATACTGTTGCAACCCGTATCTCGGTAATTCCAAATCATTAATGATGTCAACTACTTTGGTTGAATACATTTTTGCGTATTGGTCTTTCGGGTCTTTTGGATCAAACACATATTCAACCCGCTTTGGAATACGGTCGGGGAAATATGACTTTGAACCATCGGAAAAAGTCAAAAACTTGCGTCCATTGGTTGGGTCGGTTTCTGCATAATTATTTTTGATAAAACTTCTTGTTCTGCGAACCAAATACAATCGCATTAATTCTCTCCAGTCGTCTGAAAAATGGCTTTTCTCAAATGCTTTGATGCTTCTGATAAATGTCTCGGTGTGTTGCGAAGTAAACTGAACTTGTCCGCCAATGCTTTCAATATAACGTTCAGGGCTAATACCCAAATCTTTGTCATCTGAAATGAACAAACGAAGTTGGTTTGAAAGGTCTAAATAGGTTTTGTTGTAAGGCGTTGCAGAAAGCAAAATTACTTTACTGTCGTTCTCTTCTAAATATGATTTTATAGCACGATAGCGGCTTCCTTGGTCGTTTCGCAAGTTGTGACTTTCGTCAATTACCACCAATCGGTAACGCCTTAAATTCGGTAAAGTGGTTTGCACTTTACTTTGTGAAATCACTTTTGCTCTCAACTGGTATTTGTGGGCATAATCTTCCCACATTTCCACCAAGTTTTTCGGGCAAATGATAAGTGTTTCCAAAAAGAAATCATCTTCAAAAAGTTTAGCCAAGGCAGTTGCGGTAATGGTTTTACCCAAACCAACCACATCACCAATTACTACTCCGTCTCTTTTGTGCAAATGATGAGCAGCTACTAAAACGGCTTTTTGTTGGAACTCCAATAATTCTTTTTGGAAAACCTTTGGCAACTTAAATTCATTGATACCTGCTCTTGCTTCTCTTGAAAGGTGATAAGCAATTTTCAAGTAAATGTGAAACGGAGAAACCAATCTGTCGGCTGCCCAAGAATTGTCAATAATTTCAATAAGTTCTTCGGTTATGTCAATGCACCAACGGTCTTTCCAACGGTCGTCAAACCAAGTTGCCAACTTGTTGGCTGCATCTTGGTCCATTACGTCAATGTTTAGTTCCCCTTGTTTAGCAAGTCCGGCAAGTGTCAAGTTACTGCTACCTAAAAAACCAACCACAGGAACTCGTTTGTCGTTGCTGTAAGCCAAATACAGTTTAGCGTGAAGTGTATAACGCAAGTGCAGTTTCACAACCACTTTCTTGTCCTTCATTTGTTGGCTCAACTTCCGCAGAGCTTTTTCATCTGCTTCGGTTGGTGTGCCGATTGTCAACTGGTCTTTAAACTCTTGTGCAAGTCTTTTTTTAAGTTTTACTGCTTCGGCTTGGTCAATGATGTGGTCTTCGTCTTTGGAGAAGTAGTCACGCAAAATGTCAATTGGCATTTTCTGCATTCCAACAAGCAGTCGGCAAATGCGGTGAACATCGTCCTTACCTTCAACGACTGTCGCACCCGATAAGCTGTCGATTTTGTCTGCAACTTCTTTCCAACCTCTCAGGTTAAAATATCCCACACAAAAGTCTGTCCGCTGTGATAGTTCAAGCGTTTCATTCAGTCCTTTGGTTAAGTGGTTTTCTATGTTGTCGTAGATTTTCGGCATTTATATTTCAGTTAAATTAAGGTTGTCAAAATACGAAATTTTGAGTTTGTTTATGTCGTAGAACTCTGCCCCTTGTGCGGTGGGAGATTTGGCTCTTTTGGTTTTGCGAAGGGTCGGCTTTGAGTGACGGGCAAAACCAAATGTGCCAAATGTGTGGCTGGCTAAAATTGAATTAAAAAAAATGTGTGGTGGGGAAAATAAAAAACACAGAAGGGTCGGCAATGAGTGTTGGCTTACTCGTTGCCCCTTTGTTGTATCGTTTGTATGTTGTTCACCTGTCAAAATGGTTTACTTTTCTGTTTATATTTTGGTCGTATGTCAATGTTCGGATTGTCGTCCTACCATTGGCTATAACGTAGCAGGTGTATAGGTAGTTTTTGAGCGACCCCTCACTTTGCTATGAAAAACGGGTTTTTTGGCTTTAAAACCGAAGGGTGGGATTTATTTTGAAAATATTTTAACCTTTTGCTTGTATATATCGTATATACGGTATATATTTACATCATAATTAAACAACAAAGCAAATGACAACTAATCAATCAATCTTCGCAGACATCAATTGTAAAGGTGGTGTGGCAATGTTAGTAGGTGTAATTGTAAAAGAAACCGAAAAGGCAGTTAAAATTGATTACGCTCTTGAGCCTATTTTTGTAGGTAGTGTTGGCTCACCTATAACAATTGCAAATAGAACAGCTTGGGTTCCTAAATCACAAATCACTGAAAAGAACGGAGCGTTTGAAATAAAAAAGTGGTTTGCAAACCAAGCGTTAAAAGGATTCAACATTAAGCCCTACCAAATATAGGGCTTACCTCTTTTATGAAAGAAATAATTAACTTCATTAATTCTGAAATTTGCGAGCGTAGAGACTACTCCGCTTCAAAAACTTTTGAAGTTGTACGTGATAAAATAATTGAAATCGAAATGAGAAAATTAATTGACCTTGACGAAGAAACTTTTAAGACACTCTCCAAATTAGCAATTGACAATAATACTAATCTTAAAAGTTACATCGAATCTATTTTAGTACTCCATGCGGGCGGGGGTTTTAAAGCCAAAAAACCTTCCACTAAACGTAAATCAAAGTGATGAACTATCACGCGAAAAAATTACCTATACACGGTGTTATAAGCTGTACTTTGCAGTGTGGTGGGTAGCCAAAGAAAAAGCCTCCGTGCGCTTTGGCTATTCGTGGGGCAAAGTATTGCTTATAACGGCAGTCTGTGAAAAAAATATTTTTTCAGTATTTACAAATGTAAAATAATTTCAATAATTTTAAGGGGAAATAAATAAAAAAAATGCCTCAAATACAAGGTATCAACCGAGAACAAATCACTTTTTCAAACCTTGAAAGTCAGATAGCAAAAGACAATGAGATTCGATTTATAGATGCATTTGTAGATAAGCTGGATTTAAAACAACTCGGTATTCAATCGCTCATTCAGAGGGAAAAGAAAAAAGCCGGGAGAGCATCTTTTGAAGATGCACTTTTTTTAAAACTGTATCTATATGCCTATTTAAACGGATTAAGAAGCAGTCGTAAATTAGAGAAAGAAGCTGTTCGTAATATTGAGTTGCAGTGGTTGCTCAAAGGACTTTGTCCGAACTATCATTCTATTGCCGACTTCCGAAAGATTAATGCTGTGGCACTAAAAAGCTTATTTAAGTTGTTTGTGTTGTTTTTGAAAGAAGCGGGCTTGATTGGTGGTAATGTGATTGCCGTAGATGGCACCAAAATAAGAGGGAGCAACAGTAAAAAGAATAACTATAACCCCAAAAAGATTGAAAGGCATCTGGCATATATCGAAGAAAAAACAGAACAATATTTAGAGCAGTTAGATAAAGCCGATAGGGAAGAAAACCAAGTCCAGAGTCTATCCATTAGTGATGTAGAAGATAAATTAGCCAAGCTGAAAACACATAAGATCAAGTACGAACAATTAGCCAAGCAACTAGAAGAGAATAAAGAGCCACAGGTAAGCACTACTGACCCTGATGCAAGAGCCCTATTGGTTCGAGGTGTAGTGGTAGAAGTAGGCTACAATGTACAAGCAGCCGTAGATGCACAGCACAGCTTGGTAGTAGCCACACACACCATCAATCGCAACGATAAAAATGCCTTGTACGATATAAGCAGCGAAGCCAAAGAGAATATAAAAGCAGAAGCCCTCACGGTTATAGCCGACAAAGGATATCACACCGGAAAAGAATTGCAATCATGTCAGGCAGCAGCAATAGAAACAATAGTAGCAAGGCAAGAGATAGTGAACAGCAACGAAGGTGGCACACAACCTGAGTACCTCATTCAACACTTTAAGTACAACCAGGAAACCGATACGTACACCTGTCCGCAAGGCGAAACACTGCATACCACAGGCAAATTGCATACAAAAAAGCGCAGTGAAGACATCTCCTATCAATTTAAAAAGTACCGAAGTACAGCTTGCAATACATGCCCTGTAAAACACCTCTGCACCGGCAGACAGGATGGTCGAAGGGAAATAGAACGCAGTGAATATGCCGAAGCGGTAGAGAGAAACAAA
Encoded proteins:
- a CDS encoding helicase-related protein is translated as MPKIYDNIENHLTKGLNETLELSQRTDFCVGYFNLRGWKEVADKIDSLSGATVVEGKDDVHRICRLLVGMQKMPIDILRDYFSKDEDHIIDQAEAVKLKKRLAQEFKDQLTIGTPTEADEKALRKLSQQMKDKKVVVKLHLRYTLHAKLYLAYSNDKRVPVVGFLGSSNLTLAGLAKQGELNIDVMDQDAANKLATWFDDRWKDRWCIDITEELIEIIDNSWAADRLVSPFHIYLKIAYHLSREARAGINEFKLPKVFQKELLEFQQKAVLVAAHHLHKRDGVVIGDVVGLGKTITATALAKLFEDDFFLETLIICPKNLVEMWEDYAHKYQLRAKVISQSKVQTTLPNLRRYRLVVIDESHNLRNDQGSRYRAIKSYLEENDSKVILLSATPYNKTYLDLSNQLRLFISDDKDLGISPERYIESIGGQVQFTSQHTETFIRSIKAFEKSHFSDDWRELMRLYLVRRTRSFIKNNYAETDPTNGRKFLTFSDGSKSYFPDRIPKRVEYVFDPKDPKDQYAKMYSTKVVDIINDLELPRYGLQQYLNENPLIKPTKDEEQLMQNLSRAGRRLMGFCRTNLFKRLESSGYSFLLSLSRHILRNYVFVYAAQNHLPIPIGKNISQNLDDYLEDSDTDNDGDDKNHLKLILKEETYLQKAKELYTLFASDSYKNRFDWIRSEFFANSLQQNLINDSKEIIKILNIGKDWNPDEDRQLNALYDLLTKTHSKEKVLVFTQFADTAYYLTEQLKQRGIAQIESVTGDDENPTGLAQRFSPHSNQKSDIIKSGQELRVLITTDVLSEGQNLQDAHIILNYDLPWAIIRLIQRAGRVDRIGQKAEQIFCYSFLPEDGIEAIINLRRRLTQRIEENANVVGSDETFFDGDPVNLADLYNEKSGILDGEDDDTEVDLASLAYQIWKNATDANPELNKIIPDLPNVIYATKHNDEAPEKEGVIVYTRTSEENDILAWVDNKGKIITQSQHTILKAAQCTPDTEPKYKLEKHHELVKSGIDFIREEEKNTGGSLGKKTGVKYRVYMRLDRYCKEYEGTLFVNEQLKKAVNDIYKYPLKEFARETLNRQLKAGISDELLANLVISLREEDKLVIVNEDEQPNREPQIICSLGLKN
- a CDS encoding IS1182 family transposase, which codes for MPQIQGINREQITFSNLESQIAKDNEIRFIDAFVDKLDLKQLGIQSLIQREKKKAGRASFEDALFLKLYLYAYLNGLRSSRKLEKEAVRNIELQWLLKGLCPNYHSIADFRKINAVALKSLFKLFVLFLKEAGLIGGNVIAVDGTKIRGSNSKKNNYNPKKIERHLAYIEEKTEQYLEQLDKADREENQVQSLSISDVEDKLAKLKTHKIKYEQLAKQLEENKEPQVSTTDPDARALLVRGVVVEVGYNVQAAVDAQHSLVVATHTINRNDKNALYDISSEAKENIKAEALTVIADKGYHTGKELQSCQAAAIETIVARQEIVNSNEGGTQPEYLIQHFKYNQETDTYTCPQGETLHTTGKLHTKKRSEDISYQFKKYRSTACNTCPVKHLCTGRQDGRREIERSEYAEAVERNKTNYESNAELYRKRQELNEHIFGTIKRQWNLYYTNLRGLKKVNGELALIMTVYNIKRAKNILGFDRLMEVLKNWTPKYPGGYFSIKSRLHQPRLISQYTPINFFQENIAA